TCGCTTTTGCCGGACGCCGAGACGCTGGACCAGAGTGACCCCCTGAGGCACAAGCGGGACGAGTTTCTATTGCCTGCACAGAGCGTCTATCTCGATGGCAATTCCCTCGGCCCGATGCCAGTCGCTGCCCGGCAGCGCGCGCAGGCGGTGCTGGACCAGCAGTGGGGGGAAGACCTGATCTGCAGCTGGAATAAGCACAGCTGGATCGACCTGCCGCAAACAGTGGGTGACAAGATCGCCCCATTGCTGGGTGCTGCGCCGGGCCAGGTGATCTGCTGTGATTCCGTGTCGATCAATCTGTTCAAGGTGCTTTCCGCAGCCCTTGGGCTCAATCCCGGCCGGCGAAAAATAGTCTCGCAGCGGGATAATTTCCCAACGGATCTGTATGTGGTGCAGGGCTTGCAGCAGCTATTGGGCGACGCGCAACGCGAGCTGGAGGTATTGCCCGAGGAGGAGATTGAGGGCGCACTCGACGATCAGGTGGCGGTGCTTCTGCTAACACAGGTGAACTTTCGCAGTGGCTATGCCCACGATATTGCGCGGCTCACCCGGGCGGCGCAGGCGCATGGCGCGCTGGTAATCTGGGATTTGGCCCACAGTACCGGCGTGATGCCACTGGAGCTGGATCAGTGGAATGTGGACTTTGCCGTTGGCTGTGGCTACAAGTACCTTAACGGCGGCCCGGGTGCGCCCGCGTTTGTGTATGCCGCGCTCCGCCATCACGCCGCCCTGCGGCAGCCAGTGGCGGGTTGGATGGGCCACCAATCCCCGTTTGAATTCTCACCAGAGTACACCCCGGCAGGAGATATCCGGCAGTTCCTGGCGGGTACCCCACCGATCCTCTCGATGAGCGTGCTGGATGCTGCACTGGATGTGTACCGCGATGTTGATATCAGGCAGGTGAAGCAAAAAGCACTGGATCTCGCGGACTATTTCGCTGCGCGGATGATGGAGTTCCCATCGTTGCAGTCACTTGAGCTGGCTACGCCGTTGGCGCATATCGAGCGGGGGGCGCAGCTGGCTTATGTGCATCCGCAGGCGTTCGCCATTTGTCAGTGCCTCATTGCCGAGGGGGTGATTGCGGACTTCCGTGCGCCCAATATCCTCCGCTTCGGTTTTTCTCCGCTCTACCTGAGCTTTCGCGACCTGGATAAGGCTCTTGAACGCTTTGCGGTCATCATGAAGGAGGAGTTGTACGCGCTCCCTGAGTTCAATGTCCGCAAAAAGGTCACCTGACAGGTTGCGGATTTTTCCGGGGCGACAGCACCCATGGTTTTGTTACAGAAAACAATGTTGTGCCTGTGTCCCGGTTTCTCTTCTGTCTGACACCCAATAGATGGGTGGCAGAGTCGAGTTTACGCACGTAAAAATCTATTTTTTGAAGTCGTCCAGGCCCTTTGGCCACTACGACCTTCCCGAAAGAGGGTTGCAAGCCCTGTCAACTGTCACGCTGTTACTGGGCTACCGCCGACTACACACACTGCGATGGCGCGCACGATTCTAATGTGGTTCTGAACCGCGCGGCGTTTCTTCAGCTTAACCTCTACCGGCCCGATCAGTGTGGGA
The nucleotide sequence above comes from Microbulbifer salipaludis. Encoded proteins:
- the kynU gene encoding kynureninase, which encodes MSLLDVLTQYRKDPSLAAGPASLLPDAETLDQSDPLRHKRDEFLLPAQSVYLDGNSLGPMPVAARQRAQAVLDQQWGEDLICSWNKHSWIDLPQTVGDKIAPLLGAAPGQVICCDSVSINLFKVLSAALGLNPGRRKIVSQRDNFPTDLYVVQGLQQLLGDAQRELEVLPEEEIEGALDDQVAVLLLTQVNFRSGYAHDIARLTRAAQAHGALVIWDLAHSTGVMPLELDQWNVDFAVGCGYKYLNGGPGAPAFVYAALRHHAALRQPVAGWMGHQSPFEFSPEYTPAGDIRQFLAGTPPILSMSVLDAALDVYRDVDIRQVKQKALDLADYFAARMMEFPSLQSLELATPLAHIERGAQLAYVHPQAFAICQCLIAEGVIADFRAPNILRFGFSPLYLSFRDLDKALERFAVIMKEELYALPEFNVRKKVT